The following nucleotide sequence is from Tardiphaga alba.
CCTTTTCCGGCACGCCAGAGCAATTCGATGCGTTCCTGAAGGAGCAGCTCGTCGTGTGGAAGAACCTCGTCGAAGGCGCCGGCATCGAAAAGCAATAAGCAGTCGTCGCCAGCTTTTGTCGTCCCCGCGCAGGCGGGGACGACACCCCTACAATCCCAGGAACTTGAACGGCGGCGCGTCCTTGAACTGCGCCGTCGCATCTCCGGAATAGGTGTGGTTCTGGTCTTCACCGAGATCGAGCTTCTTGACCTTCCCGGTCTCCACCGAAAAATCCATCTTCTTCAGATCGACCCAGAACGTGTTCGGCGTCAGCGCGGACTCGAAGAAATAGAGTTTGCGGGCATGATCCACGACCGTGCGCCAGCGCGTCGATGAGATGTTCGGCTGATCCGGCGTGGTGATCCCGTAAGGCACCGACACGTTCCGGATCACGCTGAACACGCTGGCAAGGGCACGGTTCGCGTTCTCGTCTTTCGGGATCGCATTCACATAGAACGACGCCCGCGCAAAACGGTCGGCTGCGCGATTGGTGCCGGGCAGGAACGTGGTGCCGCCGATCTGCTTCCAATAGCTGTTGAGCGCGAGCTGCTCGTCATAAATGGGCGAATTGGTCATCACCTGATACTGCCGTCCGTGATGGATGACCTGCTTGCCCTTGATATATTCGACGATGGCGCTGTCGCCCGACGCATCGGACATCGACAGATGCAACGTGGCCAGACGCTGTTCGCCTGGCACTGCATCGGTCACGATGACAAACGGCTCCTTCTCCAGCGCCGCGACCGCTTCCGCCACGGTGGCAAAATTGTCGAGCACATATTGCGCCCAGGCTGCGATGGTGAGCCCCGGCTTGCTCTGGTCCAGTTTCGGATATTCGGATTCGACCAGCCATAGCAGATTGGCATTCAAGCCGGCTTCATTGACGCCATCGGTGGTCGAGATGTCGTAACCGGTCGCAACCACGCTGCCATATTTCGCAGTCCACTTGACGGAGTTCGGGCCGGCTTCGCCCGACCGCGCGATGCCGCGCGGAAGGATCCAGAGATTGGTGCGCACATCGGTCTTCCAGTCCATCGACCGCGCCGTGACCACCTGGCCATTCGCCCCGTGATAAACCAATCGCGTGCAGGCGTCCGCCGTCGTCTGGGCGGTCAGTGTCAGGCAGAGCACCGCGGAAAAGAACGTGCGCAGACGTGCAATCATGATGGTCTCTCCGAGCGCGACGTTTTTCAATCGCGGGTATGGACGTTGCCACGTCTCAGGAACACGATCCAGCTCTCCAGCCTTGAACGCCTCGGCCGCTTTGACCGCCCTGCCCAACCCGCAGGCATGGCGACCGGATGTCGCAGTGATTTCCCCTGCTGTCATCTTCCCTTCATGGAACTGTCGCCTCAGCGTAACCGCCGATCTTCAGAACACCGCGCGTGGTCCCCACCCCTCTCAGGAGACAATCCATGCGCAGCACTTTGCTCTGCTCCGTCGCTTCCCTCGTCCTGCTTTCCACTGCCGCTTTCGCGCAATCGGAAGGTGAATTCCCCGCCAAGCTTGCCGGCCACGCCGTGCTGCCGGCCTCCTCGACCATCGAGGCACCTGCCGATGCGCCGAGCGACCTGAAGACCTCCGGCAAATACACCACCGGCAAGCGCGTCGATAAGCTTGGCAGCGTGATGGGCAAGTCCAAGGAACGCGACACCGGCATCTCCCTGCCGATGAAGGGCCAGCCGCTGCAGGGCCATTCCGGCATCAAGACCATGCCCGATGGTTCGTTTTGGGTGCTGACCGACAACGGCGCCGGCTCGCGCGCCAACTCGCCCGACTACATGATCTATCTGAACCGCCACAAGATCGACTGGAAGAGCGGCAAGATCGAGAAGCAGGAAACCGTGTTCCTGCACGATCCCGACAAGAAGGTGCCGTTCCGCATCGTCCATGAAGACACCGCCAAGCGCTACCTGACCGGCGCCGATGTCGATACCGAAGGCTTCCAGATCGTCGGCGACAATTTCTGGATCGGCGAAGAATTCGGCCCCTACATCATCAAGGCCGACAAGACCGGCAAGGTGCTCGAAGTGTTCGAGACCATGGCTGACGGCAAGCCGGTTCGCTCGCCGGATCATTGGCAGGTCGCGACGCCGGGCGCACCGGGTGCCAGCTACACCAATGTGAACCTGAAGCGCTCGAAGGGCTATGAAGGCTTCGCCGCCTCGAAGGATGGCAAGTTCCTCTACGGCCTGCTCGAAGGCCCGCTGTGGGATACCGAGAAGAAGGATTGGGAAAAGGTCGATGGCAAGGAAGCCGCCCGCATTCTCGAATTTGACGTGGCCGCCCAGAAGTTCACCGGCCGGTTCTGGCACTATGTGTTCGAGACCAATGGCAATGCCATCGGCGACTTCAACATGATCACCGCCGACAACGGCCTGATCATCGAGCGTGACGACGGCGAAGGCACCAAGGACAAGGCCTGCGCCGACGGCAAGCGCGGCACCGACTGCTTCCCTGACCTGCCGAAGCTGAAGCGCGTCTACAAGATCGAAATGAACGACAGCAATGTCGGCAAGCCCGTCCGCAAGGTCGGCTTCATCGATCTCCTGAAGATCCAGGACCCGAACAAGCTGGCGAAGAAGCCGCTGAACGACGGCGTGCTCCAGTTCCCGTTCTTCACCATCGAGAACGTCGATCAGGTCGATGCCACGCACATCATCGTCGGCAACGACAACAACCTGCCGTTCTCGTCGAGCCGCGATCCGAACAAGGCCGACGACAACGAATTCGTCCTGCTCGAAGTCGCCGATTTCCTGAAGGCGAAGTAAGCCTGTCTCGGCATAGCCTGAAACGCGAAAGCCCTCCCGCAAGGGAGGGCTTTTTGTTTTTTACTTCTCCCTCCCCCAAGCGGCGAAGCCGCGCAGTGGGGAGGGTGGCGCGTAGCGCCGGGTGGGGTCTTTCCCCACGTGACGTCGGAGTTTGTGGAAACACCCCACCCGTCTCGCCCGCCCAAGCGAAGCTTCGCTTCGCCAAGGCGGTCGATCCACCCTCCCCATTCGCTTCGCTCCGGGGAGGGAAAAGAACTACGCCGCCCTGACCTTGGCCAGAAACTCATCCACCGCCTTGCTCAGAATGCCCGACTGGCCATCGAGCTCCTTCGCGCTCGCCAGCACCGCGCCCGCGGCCTGGCCGGTGGCTTCCGCGGCGGAGCTGACGCCGCCGATATGTTTGTTCACCTCGTTGGAACCAGCCGCGACCGACTGAATGTTACGCGCAATCTCCTGGGTCGCCGCACCCTGCTCTTCCACGGCCGAGGAAATGGTGGTGGTGATCTGGCTCATTTGCGCGATCGTGCTGGTGATGGCATTGATCGAGCTGACCGCTTCGCTAGTCGAGGCCTGCATCGCTGCGACCTGCGCCGAGATTTCCTCGGTGGCTTTCGCCGTCTGGCTCGCCAGGGCCTTCACTTCCGATGCGACGACCGCAAAGCCTCGCCCGGACTCACCGGCACGTGCCGCCTCGATGGTGGCGTTGAGCGCCAGCAGATTGGTCTGCGATGCGATGCTGTGAATGAGCTGAACGACTTCGCCGATTTTCTCGGCACCGCTGGAGAGTTGCTGCACGGTCGCGTTGGTGCGCTCCGCATCACCCACGGCCTTGCTGGCGATCTCGCTGGAGGCTGCGACCTGACGCAACACTTCGCTCACCGAGGCCGACAGTTCTTCGGCAGCGGCCGCAACCGTGCTGACATTGTCGGACGAGCGCGCTGACGCCGCACCGACCGTCGAGGCACGCGAGCTCGCGTCGCTGGCCGTTGCCGTCATCGACTGCGCCGTGCCCTGCATGCCCGCAGCAGCGCTCGATACCGAGCGGACGATGCCGTTCACGCTACGCTCGAAATCGTCGGCCAGGCTTTCCATCGTCGCGCGACGTTCGGCGGCGGCCTTTGCCTGCGTTTCCGCCTCGATCTTGTCGAGACCGCGAATGCGCAATGCATTGTCCTTGAACACCTGGACCGTCGCCGCCATGGCGCCGATTTCGTCGTGGCGATCGACCTCCGGAATTGCTGCATCCAGCGCGCCATCGGCGAGGCCGCGCATCCGCGCCGCGAGGCGGCCGAGCGGCGCGGTGATGCTGCGACCGATCATCCAGGCCAGCAGCCCCAGCGTCACGATCACGGCCAGTGCCGCGATCATCACGGTGCGCGCGCTGCTCCACACCTGCGCCTGCAAATCGTCGATATAGACGCCAGTGCCGATCACCCAGCCCCATGGCTCGAAGCCAACCACGTAAGACAGTTTCGGCTGCGGCGCTTCCTTGCCGGGCTTGGGCCACAGATAGTCGACGAACCCAGCCTTCTGCGTCTTCACGACGTCGGTGAAATCGACAAACAGCCGCTTGCCGTTCGGATCCTTGTTGCCCGAGAGATCCGCGCCATTCAGCTCCGGCTTGATCGGATGCATCACCATTTTCGGATGCATGTCGTTGATCCAGAAGTAATCGTCGGCGCCGTAACGCAGCTTGCCGATACGCGCGGCGGCAGTTTTGCGCGCCGCCTCATCGCTCGCGGCGCCGCGCTGAACGGTGGCGTATTCCTCCTGCGCGATACCGAGTGCGAGTTGCGTCAGATGCGTGAGCTCACTCTGGCGCTGCTGCTTGAGTGAGTCTCCAAGGGTCGAAAGCTGCATCCAGGCCAAACCGGCAATGCCACAGAAGCACAGGCCGATGATGCTGTAGATGCGCAGACCGATGGAGAATTTGAGACGATGCATAGGAAATTTCCGCCCGATGAAACTGATTAATATCAGCGCAACATTGCAGGGGACGGTTTCCAGTTCATGAACTCATTCTGCAGGACGCAACGCAGCGCCCGTGCCTCAATACCGGCGGACAATATATTTAACTACCACAGGTAAGCCCGCACCGAATTGATGCTGGTTTGCCACCCGGAGCAGCGCATCGATGCTGCAATAGGACGCACCTCGCGCCAAGGACACTGACCACTGAACAAGGCTCGAAACGCAAAAGCCCTCCACATGGGAGGGCTTTCGATTCGTGAAGTGATGTCCGCGAGCGGCGGCAAAAGCCTCAGGCGGCCCGCACCTTGGCCAGGAAGTCATCGACGGCCGCGCGCAACTGGCTGGACTGGCCCTCGAGCTCCTGCGCATTGGACAGCACCTGCGATGCAGCCGAGCCGGTCGCCTCGGCAGCGCTGCTGACGCCGCCGATGTGATTGCTGATCTCGGTCGCGCCGGCTGAGACCGACTGAATGTTACGAGCGATTTCCTGCGTTGCGGCGCCCTGCTGCTGAACTGCTTCGGAGATGGTGGTGGTGATCTGGCTCATCTGCGCGATGGTGCCGGTGATCGCATCGATGGAGGCGACCGCTTCGCTGGTCGAGGCCTGCATCGCGGCGACCTGCGACGAGATTTCCTCGGTGGCCTTGGCGGTCTGGCTGGCCAGCGCCTTCACCTCGGATGCGACGACCGCGAAACCGCGGCCGGACTCGCCCGCACGTGCGGCTTCGATGGTGGCGTTCAAGGCGAGCAGATTGGTCTGCGACGCGATGCTGTGAATGAGTTGCACGACTTCACCGATCTTCTCGGCGCCGCTCGACAGGATCTGCACCGTCGCATTGGTGCGCTCGGCATCGCTGACGGCCTTGTTGGCGATCTCGCTGGATGCCGCGACCTGGCGCAATACCTCGCTCACCGACGCCGACAACTCCTCGGCCGCCGACGCAACGGTGCTGACATTGTCGGAAGAGCGGTTGGACGCGGCGCTGACGGTGGCAGCACGCGCGCTGGCATCGCTGGCCGTGCTCGTCATCGACTGTGCGGTGCTCTGCATGCCGGCGGCAGCGGTGGAGACCGAGCGCACGATGCCGGTGACGCTGCGCTCGAAATCGCCGGCCATCGCTTCCATGGCGGCGCGACGCTCGGAAGCAATGCGATCCTGCGCATCGCTCTCGGATTGCTCAAGCGAACGGATACGCATTGCATTGTCCTTGAACACCTGAACCGTCTTCGCCATGGCGCCAACTTCGTCACCACGTTCAACGCCGGGGATCGCGGCATCGAGCTCGCCCCTGGCGAGAGCTTCCATGCGTGCACCAAGCTGACCCAGCGGGCCGGTGATGCTGCGGCTGATCAACCAGGCGATGACGCCGGCGACAGCCGCGATCGCGAGCATCGCCAGGCCCAGCGCCCAGATGATCGGCTTCAGATGTGCGTCGAGGTCGTCGAGATAGGCGCCGGTGGCGATGAACATGTTCCAGCCCGGCAGCGCCGCGGCATAGCCCATCTTGCGCGACGGCACGGTCTCGTTCGGCTTCTGGAATTCGTAGGTCAGGACATGGGAGCCCTTGGCAGCAACGCCGTCACGGAATTCGCGCGTGATCGGGATGCCGCTGACTTTCACATCAAGCCGGTTCGATCCCTGCTTGAAGCCGGGCAGATGAACCACGTCGCCATCCATCGTGTAAATGAAGAGATAGTTGCCGTTGTCATAGGTCATCGGCACCACACGGCGCAGCAATTCGGTCGTCGCTGCTTCCTTGGTGAGCTTGCCGGCGGCGACATCCTTCTGAATGTCTGCAGCCACATTCGTGCCGATCTCGACGATCGTTTTGAGCTGAGCCAGCCGCGCGTCGAGCATCTCGCGTTTGACCAGAGAGGCGGCGAGAATGCCTGCGGCACAGAGGCCGATCATGGTCACCGCCACCAGGACGACGAGCTTGTAGGTGATACGGATATTGGCGAGCTTCACGAATAATTCCCCCGAGCGCACGGCCTTCAGCCGCTGATTTCTCATATGAGCGTACCGGAGTAGTGTTCCTAAATTCTTACATCCGGGGGCCGTGTTGGACCGATCGCACCGACCTCAACGGGAGAATTGTTCGCCAAACGAAAAATCCCCGCCTTTAGGGCGGGGATTTTTGTCGGTTTGCAGCGTGGCTCAGAAGCCCAGCGCCTTCGCCTGTTTGACCTGCGGCAGCGCCTGCACCTTGGCCAGCACATCGGCCGGGACCTGACCATCGACTTCGACCAGCGCGATGGCGTCCCCCCCTGGCTCTGGCGGCCGAGATGGAAGGTGGCGATGTTGATCTTGGCGTCTCCGAGCAGCGAGGCGAAAGCGCCGATGAAGCCCGGCTTGTCCTCATTGGTGATGTAGATCATCGACTTGCCGAACTCTGCATCGACGCGGATGCCCTTGATATCGACAAGGCGGGGCTTGCCGTCGGCATAGACCGTGCCGGACACGGCACGTTCCTGCTTGTCGGTGGTCACCGCGACGGTGATCATGCTCTCATAGTCGCTCTGCGCAGCGCGGACCACTTCATCCACCACCATGCCGCGGGCCGAGGCGACGCTCGGCGCCGACACGACATTGACGTCGCCCAGCATCGGACGCAGCAGGCCCGACAGCGCAGCCGAGGTCAGCGCCTTGATCTTCATCTCGGCGACGGCGCCTTCGTAAGTAATCGTCACCTTGGCGATGTCGCTGTCGGTGAGCTGGCCGGCGAAAGAGCCGAGCTTTTCCGCAAGCTCGATGAACGGCTTCAGCTTCGGGGCCTCCTCCGCAGTGATCGAAGGGAAGTTGATGGCATTGGAGATCGCGCCGGACAAAAGATAGTCCGACATCTGCTCCGCCACCTGCAGCGCGACATTCTCCTGCGCCTCATTGGTGGAGGCGCCGAGATGCGGCGTGCAGATCACATTGGGATGGCCGAACAGCACATTCTTGGTGGCGGGCTCCTCGACGAACACGTCGAAAGCAGCACCAGCCACCTGCCCGCTGTTCAGCGCATCGGCCAAAGCCTGCTCATCGACCAGACCGCCGCGTGCGCAATTGATGATGCGAACGCCCTTCTTCATCTTCGCAATGGCGGCGGCGTCGATGATGTTCTTCGTCTTCTCGGTGAGCGGCGTGTGCAGCGTGATGAAGTCTGCGCGCTTGAACAGATCGTCGAGTTCGACCTTCTCGACGCCGATATCCTTGGCGCGCTCCGGCGACAGGAACGGATCGAAGGCGACGACCTTCATGCGCAGGCCGAGTGCACGGTCAGCAGCGATCGCGCCGATATTGCCGCAGCCGATCACGCCCAGCGTCTTGCCGGTGATCTCGACGCCCATGAAGCGGTTCTTCTCCCACTTGCCGGCCTGCGTCGAGGCATCCGCCTGCGGGATTTCGCGGGCGAGCGAGAGCATCAGGGTGATGGCGTGTTCGGCGGTCGTGATCGAATTGCCGAACGGCGTATTCATCACGATGATGCCCTTGGCGGTGGCCGCGGGGATTTCGACATTGTCGACGCCGATGCCGGCGCGGCCGATCACCTTCAGGCGCGATGCCTTCTCGATGATCTTCGCCGTGGCCTTGGTAGCCGAGCGGATGGCGAGGCCATCATAATTGCCGATGATCTCGGCGAGTTTTTCTTTGTCCTTGCCGAGGTTCGGCTGGAAATCGACGTCGATGCCACGATCCTTGAAGATCTGCACGGCAGCGGGAGAGAGAGCATCGGAGATGAGAACTTTGGGGGCGGTCATGGGATGTGATCCTGTGTTTGCTGAAACACGCACGCGCTCTTTCCTTCTCCCCTTGTGGGAGAAGGTGCCTTCGCACAGCGAAGGCGGATGAGGGGTAATGCTGGGCTCGGAGTTTGTGGCTACCCTCACCCGTCTCGAGCGCTTCGCGCTCGATCCACCCTCTCCCACCCCGCACAGCTTCGCTGTGCTTGGGGGAGAGGGGAAATTAAGAGTGCTACTTAAGCCGCCTTGGTCAGCGCGGCCTTGGTCTCGGCAAAGGCCCAGTCGATCCACTGCGTGAGGATCTCCACGTCCTTCGCCTCGACGGTCGCGCCGCACCAGATGCGGAGGCCGGCGGGGGCATCGCGATAATGACCGAAGTCGAAGCCGGCATTCTCCTTCTCGACGGCCGCGACCAGCTTCTTGGCAAAGTCGGCCTGGGCGTCCGGCGAGAGCGCGGTGATGGCGGGATCGATCACCTTCAGGCACACCGAGGTGTTGGAGCGGATCGCCGGATCGGCGGCAAGGAAGTCCACCCACGGCGTCTTCTTCTGCCAGTCCGTCAGCACCTTGGTGCTGGCATCGGCACGCGCGATCAGGCCCTTGAGGCCGCCGACCGACTTCGCCCAGTTCAGCGCGTCGAGATAATCTTCGACGCACAGCATGGACGGCGTGTTGATGGTCTCGCCGACAAAGATGCCTTCGATCAGCTTGCCGCCCTTGGTCATGCGGAAGATTTTTGGCAGCGGCCATGACGGCACATAGCTCTCGAGCCGCTCCACCGCGCGCGGCGACAGGATCAGCATGCCATGCGCGCCCTCGCCGCCCAGCGCCTTCTGCCAGGAGAAGGTGACGACATCGAGCTTCGACCATTCGAGCGGCTGCGCAAAAGCGGCGGAGGTCGCGTCGCAGATGGTCAGGCCTTCGCGATCGTCCTTGATCCAGTCGGCATTCGGCACGCGCACGCCGGAGGTGGTGCCGTTCCAGGTGAAGACGACGTCGGAATTCTGATCGACCTTGGAGAGATCGGGAATCTCGCCATAGCCGGCATGCAGCTTGGTGACATCCTTCAGCTTCAGTTGCTTGACGATATCGGTGACCCAGCCCTCGCCGAAGGATTCCCACGCGATGGTGGTGACCGGACGCGGCCCGAGCAGCGACCACAGCGCCATTTCGACGGCGCCCGTATCCGAGGCCGGAACGATGCCGATGCGATAATTGGCGGGCACTTCCAGCACTTCACGCGTCAGGTCGATCGCGAGCTTGAGCTTGGTCTTGCCGACCTTCGCGCGATGCGAACGGCCGAGTGCGGAACGATCAAGTTGTTCGGGGGTCCAGCCGGGGCGCTTGGCGCAAGGGCCGGAAGAGAAATGCGGCACGTGTGGCCGCGAAGCGGGCTTCGCTGCAGTCATCGTCTATCCTTCCAGATAGTAAGCCTCCCGTTGGGGGGAGGTGTCCCGAGACCGCAGATATGGGAAAGGCCCCGAAGCGTCAAGCGACTTCGGGGCCTTCACGGGTGATTGATGAGATGTCGCTCAGGCGGCGCCATCCACGGGCGCGACGCCCTGCCCTTCCGGCTGGCTGCAAAGAGCATCCGCTTCGCCGGCACTCACTTCCAGCGGAGAGCCGGCATCTGGCACCAGCGGGACTTCTTCGAGCAATCCCGACGCATCGACGACCAGCTGCGCAGCCCGCCGCCGGCTTGCCATTTTCATCACACTCTGATCGTCGACCTTGACGACATAATCGGCACCGATCTTCTCAATGGAGTAATTTTTCATGCTTCATTCCAACGTCCCCAGACGTAGATAGATACGTCGAGACGTCCGGGCCGTTCCGAAACAAAGCCGTTCAGGGCCGCGCTGGTTTACGCGTCATTAATCGAACCACGGACCAGCGCAGCCGCATGATACCGACAGCTGTCGCATGCGGAAAAATCAAGCACTCGATTACCGCCACGCCTGTCAACGCGACACCAGCGTTGCGTCAGGCGATACGTAATGCCTGTTCGCTATCCGCGATCCAGCGCCTGATCGCCTGATAGCCCGCGAGATGAAAACCGCCTTCATGCGCGACGCGCGTGTAGGCGAGCAAGGCCACATCAGCCAGCGAAAAGGCATCGCCGAGAAGATAGCGGCTCACCTTGAATTGGCGCTCCATCCGCGCCAGCGCGAATTGTCCGCGCTTCACTTTCTCAGGATCGAGATCGGAGATGGCCTTGCCGAGATAGACCATCTGATAGCGGCACACGGCAATGTAGGGCTCGTGGCTGTACTGTTCCCAGAACAGCCATTCATCCATCTTCGCCGCCTGGTACGGATCGGCGGGGATCAGCGCACTGCCGCGGGCGAGATAGCGGATGATGGCATTGGATTGCGCCAGCGGACGACCGTCATCCAGCACGACGGTCGGCACCTGCCCGGCAGTGTTCAAAGCAAGAAATTCCGGCGTCCGGCTCTCGCCTTTCTGGGTATCGACATCGATCCAGTCATAGGCCAGTGCAAGATGATCGCAGACCCACTTCACCTTCAAGCAATTGCCCGAACCAAGATCGCCGTAGATTTTCATGGCTGCATCCCCTGCCTGGCCAGAAGAGCAGCATTCCCGCCATGCGGTGTCAATCTACCCTGAAGGTTAGTCGCGAGAGGGGCGGCACGATCAGAACCTGTAGCCGAGACCGACGCGCCCGCTATTGACGTTGCCGTCAACGTCCTTCGCCGTGATGCGCTGATATTCGTATTCCGCGCGCATGA
It contains:
- a CDS encoding linear amide C-N hydrolase; protein product: MIARLRTFFSAVLCLTLTAQTTADACTRLVYHGANGQVVTARSMDWKTDVRTNLWILPRGIARSGEAGPNSVKWTAKYGSVVATGYDISTTDGVNEAGLNANLLWLVESEYPKLDQSKPGLTIAAWAQYVLDNFATVAEAVAALEKEPFVIVTDAVPGEQRLATLHLSMSDASGDSAIVEYIKGKQVIHHGRQYQVMTNSPIYDEQLALNSYWKQIGGTTFLPGTNRAADRFARASFYVNAIPKDENANRALASVFSVIRNVSVPYGITTPDQPNISSTRWRTVVDHARKLYFFESALTPNTFWVDLKKMDFSVETGKVKKLDLGEDQNHTYSGDATAQFKDAPPFKFLGL
- a CDS encoding esterase-like activity of phytase family protein, with protein sequence MRSTLLCSVASLVLLSTAAFAQSEGEFPAKLAGHAVLPASSTIEAPADAPSDLKTSGKYTTGKRVDKLGSVMGKSKERDTGISLPMKGQPLQGHSGIKTMPDGSFWVLTDNGAGSRANSPDYMIYLNRHKIDWKSGKIEKQETVFLHDPDKKVPFRIVHEDTAKRYLTGADVDTEGFQIVGDNFWIGEEFGPYIIKADKTGKVLEVFETMADGKPVRSPDHWQVATPGAPGASYTNVNLKRSKGYEGFAASKDGKFLYGLLEGPLWDTEKKDWEKVDGKEAARILEFDVAAQKFTGRFWHYVFETNGNAIGDFNMITADNGLIIERDDGEGTKDKACADGKRGTDCFPDLPKLKRVYKIEMNDSNVGKPVRKVGFIDLLKIQDPNKLAKKPLNDGVLQFPFFTIENVDQVDATHIIVGNDNNLPFSSSRDPNKADDNEFVLLEVADFLKAK
- a CDS encoding methyl-accepting chemotaxis protein, with protein sequence MHRLKFSIGLRIYSIIGLCFCGIAGLAWMQLSTLGDSLKQQRQSELTHLTQLALGIAQEEYATVQRGAASDEAARKTAAARIGKLRYGADDYFWINDMHPKMVMHPIKPELNGADLSGNKDPNGKRLFVDFTDVVKTQKAGFVDYLWPKPGKEAPQPKLSYVVGFEPWGWVIGTGVYIDDLQAQVWSSARTVMIAALAVIVTLGLLAWMIGRSITAPLGRLAARMRGLADGALDAAIPEVDRHDEIGAMAATVQVFKDNALRIRGLDKIEAETQAKAAAERRATMESLADDFERSVNGIVRSVSSAAAGMQGTAQSMTATASDASSRASTVGAASARSSDNVSTVAAAAEELSASVSEVLRQVAASSEIASKAVGDAERTNATVQQLSSGAEKIGEVVQLIHSIASQTNLLALNATIEAARAGESGRGFAVVASEVKALASQTAKATEEISAQVAAMQASTSEAVSSINAITSTIAQMSQITTTISSAVEEQGAATQEIARNIQSVAAGSNEVNKHIGGVSSAAEATGQAAGAVLASAKELDGQSGILSKAVDEFLAKVRAA
- a CDS encoding methyl-accepting chemotaxis protein, with the protein product MRNQRLKAVRSGELFVKLANIRITYKLVVLVAVTMIGLCAAGILAASLVKREMLDARLAQLKTIVEIGTNVAADIQKDVAAGKLTKEAATTELLRRVVPMTYDNGNYLFIYTMDGDVVHLPGFKQGSNRLDVKVSGIPITREFRDGVAAKGSHVLTYEFQKPNETVPSRKMGYAAALPGWNMFIATGAYLDDLDAHLKPIIWALGLAMLAIAAVAGVIAWLISRSITGPLGQLGARMEALARGELDAAIPGVERGDEVGAMAKTVQVFKDNAMRIRSLEQSESDAQDRIASERRAAMEAMAGDFERSVTGIVRSVSTAAAGMQSTAQSMTSTASDASARAATVSAASNRSSDNVSTVASAAEELSASVSEVLRQVAASSEIANKAVSDAERTNATVQILSSGAEKIGEVVQLIHSIASQTNLLALNATIEAARAGESGRGFAVVASEVKALASQTAKATEEISSQVAAMQASTSEAVASIDAITGTIAQMSQITTTISEAVQQQGAATQEIARNIQSVSAGATEISNHIGGVSSAAEATGSAASQVLSNAQELEGQSSQLRAAVDDFLAKVRAA
- a CDS encoding phosphoserine transaminase — encoded protein: MTAAKPASRPHVPHFSSGPCAKRPGWTPEQLDRSALGRSHRAKVGKTKLKLAIDLTREVLEVPANYRIGIVPASDTGAVEMALWSLLGPRPVTTIAWESFGEGWVTDIVKQLKLKDVTKLHAGYGEIPDLSKVDQNSDVVFTWNGTTSGVRVPNADWIKDDREGLTICDATSAAFAQPLEWSKLDVVTFSWQKALGGEGAHGMLILSPRAVERLESYVPSWPLPKIFRMTKGGKLIEGIFVGETINTPSMLCVEDYLDALNWAKSVGGLKGLIARADASTKVLTDWQKKTPWVDFLAADPAIRSNTSVCLKVIDPAITALSPDAQADFAKKLVAAVEKENAGFDFGHYRDAPAGLRIWCGATVEAKDVEILTQWIDWAFAETKAALTKAA
- a CDS encoding glutathione S-transferase family protein, with product MKIYGDLGSGNCLKVKWVCDHLALAYDWIDVDTQKGESRTPEFLALNTAGQVPTVVLDDGRPLAQSNAIIRYLARGSALIPADPYQAAKMDEWLFWEQYSHEPYIAVCRYQMVYLGKAISDLDPEKVKRGQFALARMERQFKVSRYLLGDAFSLADVALLAYTRVAHEGGFHLAGYQAIRRWIADSEQALRIA